From the Spiribacter sp. 2438 genome, one window contains:
- the fdhF gene encoding formate dehydrogenase subunit alpha: MKQFNPEAETAALADIQEVPTLCPYCGVGCALSYGVDPAGTIHYARGRDGWSNAERLCVKGRYGFDYAAHSQRLTQPLIRRESAYPRSALSGYSRGQHSGPGKPGGIVDYAEVLPHFRPASWEEALDRVADGFSQIRKAHGPGALAGFGSAKGSNEEAYLFQKFMRAVIGTNNVDHCTRLCHASSVYALIEGIGSGAVTNVVRDVENAEVALLAGCNPTANHPVAATFMKQAAATGTQLLAVNIRRPDIADRCTQYCQIQPGSDVAFYNAVMHVIIDENLHDRSFIDSRTEGFEALKTAVEGYPPSVAEALTGVPANAIVEFARRFGEARSAMIFWGMGISQHTFGTDNARCLIALALLTGNVGRPGTGLHPLRGQNNVQGASDAGLIPMYYPGYQPVTDPEARQRLEALWGVNLPDQPGLTTVEITHAALSGKVRGLYCLGENPFLSDPDINRVREALASLDCLVVQDLFITETAEFADVILPASAFMEKTGTFTNTDRRVQKGQAVRHPPGEARQDWHIMRDLAERLGHRWDYANEAEIFDELVAAAPLYRNLSHASIGETGRWYPCPDPASDGERLLFSETFPIGRARFVPAQLGSPRERPDHRYPYVLNTGRQLEHWHTGVMTRRSRALDAIAPEARVEVHPDDAKALGLEPDTWAELTSRRGAVTVRVRMSRDVARGTLFLPMHFREAAANLLTDPALDPFGKIPAYKITAVAVRSVPGPPP, from the coding sequence ATGAAGCAGTTCAACCCTGAGGCAGAGACCGCCGCCCTCGCCGACATCCAGGAAGTGCCAACCCTCTGTCCCTATTGCGGCGTCGGCTGCGCACTGAGCTACGGCGTTGACCCGGCAGGGACGATTCATTACGCGCGGGGTCGGGATGGATGGTCCAATGCCGAGCGCCTCTGCGTCAAGGGCCGCTATGGCTTTGATTACGCCGCCCACTCCCAGCGTCTCACCCAACCATTGATCCGGCGGGAATCGGCTTACCCCCGAAGTGCGCTGAGCGGTTACAGCCGGGGCCAGCACAGCGGACCCGGCAAGCCTGGAGGGATCGTCGACTACGCGGAGGTGCTGCCTCATTTCCGGCCGGCCTCCTGGGAGGAGGCGCTGGACCGGGTGGCTGATGGCTTCAGCCAGATCCGCAAAGCTCACGGGCCTGGGGCTCTGGCGGGCTTCGGCTCCGCCAAGGGCTCCAATGAGGAAGCCTACCTTTTCCAGAAGTTCATGCGAGCCGTGATTGGCACTAACAATGTGGATCACTGCACTCGCCTCTGCCACGCCTCATCGGTGTACGCGCTGATCGAGGGCATCGGCTCCGGGGCAGTCACCAATGTGGTCCGCGATGTGGAAAACGCCGAGGTGGCACTGCTGGCGGGCTGTAATCCCACCGCCAACCATCCCGTGGCCGCCACCTTCATGAAACAGGCCGCGGCGACCGGCACTCAGCTGTTGGCGGTGAACATTCGTCGCCCGGACATCGCGGATCGCTGTACCCAGTACTGTCAGATCCAGCCCGGCTCCGATGTGGCGTTCTACAACGCGGTAATGCACGTCATCATTGACGAAAACCTGCATGATCGGTCGTTCATCGACTCGCGGACCGAAGGCTTCGAGGCCCTGAAAACGGCGGTGGAGGGTTACCCGCCGTCGGTTGCCGAGGCACTCACCGGGGTTCCGGCCAACGCCATCGTGGAATTCGCCCGCCGTTTCGGTGAGGCCCGCAGCGCCATGATCTTCTGGGGCATGGGCATCAGCCAGCACACCTTTGGCACCGACAATGCCCGCTGTCTGATCGCCTTGGCACTGCTCACCGGCAACGTCGGACGGCCGGGCACGGGGCTCCACCCGCTGCGGGGTCAGAACAACGTTCAGGGTGCGTCGGATGCCGGCCTCATCCCCATGTACTATCCCGGCTACCAGCCGGTCACCGACCCCGAGGCGCGGCAACGACTCGAGGCATTGTGGGGCGTGAATCTTCCCGATCAGCCAGGGCTTACCACGGTGGAAATCACCCACGCGGCGCTGAGCGGTAAAGTACGCGGGCTGTACTGCCTCGGCGAAAACCCCTTTCTCTCGGATCCGGATATCAATCGCGTGCGCGAGGCGCTTGCCAGCCTGGACTGCCTGGTGGTCCAGGACCTGTTCATCACGGAGACCGCCGAGTTCGCCGATGTCATCCTGCCGGCTTCCGCGTTCATGGAGAAGACCGGCACCTTCACCAATACGGATCGCCGGGTGCAAAAGGGTCAGGCTGTCCGCCACCCCCCGGGCGAGGCAAGACAGGACTGGCACATCATGCGCGATCTGGCGGAGCGGCTCGGACATCGCTGGGACTATGCCAACGAAGCCGAGATTTTCGACGAGCTGGTGGCCGCCGCGCCCCTCTATCGCAACCTCAGTCATGCCTCGATCGGTGAAACCGGCCGCTGGTATCCCTGCCCCGATCCCGCCTCGGACGGTGAGCGCCTGTTATTTTCCGAGACCTTTCCCATTGGCCGCGCACGATTCGTGCCTGCCCAGCTGGGCAGTCCACGGGAGCGCCCCGATCATCGGTATCCCTATGTGCTCAACACCGGGCGGCAGCTTGAACACTGGCACACGGGTGTCATGACCCGCCGCTCCCGGGCCCTTGACGCCATCGCTCCCGAGGCCCGGGTGGAGGTCCATCCCGATGATGCCAAAGCCCTTGGCCTGGAGCCTGATACCTGGGCCGAACTCACCTCCCGGCGCGGAGCGGTCACCGTCCGGGTGCGAATGAGTCGGGACGTCGCCCGGGGCACGCTATTTCTGCCCATGCACTTTCGGGAGGCGGCGGCGAATCTGCTCACTGACCCCGCCCTGGACCCCTTTGGCAAGATCCCGGCCTACAAAATCACCGCCGTTGCGGTTCGATCGGTCCCTGGCCCACCCCCCTGA
- a CDS encoding ring-cleaving dioxygenase — MSPVTGLHHITAVAANPQLNLDFYAGVLGLRLVKKTVNQDDPFTYHLYYGDALGRPGTAMTFFPFPGVPAGQPGRGQPLETHFAVPVGSLDGWRARLASAGVDVQQASAATGAPLLRFRDPDGLPLALMGQSEAGVGRSADTWQAPGIEPGMVIRGFAGMTLSSYRPDATTRVLTELLGYTEAQADGGCRRFNSPDGGADDYLELLRDVAPGQPGYGTVHHVAFRVPDRPALLAMLERVQAWRMPCSGEVDRFYFRSVYFREPGGMLFEIATDDPGFTVDEPAQSLGEALMLIDAHEGMRETIEAQLPRLTHP, encoded by the coding sequence ATGAGCCCAGTCACCGGCCTCCACCACATCACAGCCGTCGCCGCGAATCCACAGCTCAACCTGGATTTCTATGCCGGGGTGCTCGGTCTGCGGCTGGTTAAAAAGACCGTCAATCAGGATGACCCGTTCACCTATCACCTTTACTACGGGGATGCCCTGGGCCGGCCCGGCACCGCGATGACGTTTTTCCCTTTTCCCGGTGTGCCCGCCGGACAGCCCGGGCGTGGCCAGCCCCTGGAGACTCATTTTGCGGTGCCGGTTGGTTCGCTGGATGGCTGGCGAGCACGATTGGCCTCGGCTGGCGTCGACGTGCAGCAGGCATCGGCAGCGACCGGCGCGCCATTGTTGCGGTTTCGCGACCCCGATGGCCTGCCGCTGGCGCTGATGGGCCAATCAGAAGCGGGGGTGGGGCGCTCCGCCGATACCTGGCAAGCGCCGGGCATTGAGCCGGGCATGGTTATTCGGGGCTTTGCCGGGATGACGTTATCCAGTTACCGCCCGGACGCGACCACCCGGGTGTTGACGGAGCTGCTCGGCTACACGGAGGCGCAGGCCGATGGCGGGTGTCGGCGCTTTAACAGCCCGGACGGTGGGGCCGACGATTATCTGGAGCTATTGCGTGATGTCGCGCCGGGGCAGCCGGGGTACGGCACGGTCCACCACGTCGCCTTTCGCGTGCCGGATCGTCCGGCGCTGCTGGCGATGCTCGAGCGGGTGCAGGCGTGGCGCATGCCATGCTCCGGCGAGGTCGACCGGTTCTATTTTCGTTCCGTTTATTTTCGGGAGCCCGGCGGCATGCTATTTGAAATCGCTACTGACGATCCGGGCTTTACGGTGGATGAGCCGGCGCAATCCCTGGGTGAAGCGCTTATGCTTATCGACGCGCATGAGGGGATGCGAGAGACCATCGAGGCACAGTTGCCGCGACTGACACACCCTTGA
- a CDS encoding homocysteine S-methyltransferase family protein: protein MGQELRQRSRQPASPLWSAQVLMDEPDLVVAAHRDFIAAGADIITTSNYVVTPQRLARDGDPQWFEALHDAALKAAHESRAGSPRSVRIAGCLPPLVASYHPEVIPDDATCRRDYARLVEAQAAGVDLLMAETMSLTREAVAATVAGKQSGLPVWIALTVDDHNGARLRSGESLRAAAHAVIDAGADAVLINCSAPEAITTAMPILAEMNVPFGGYANGFEAAGELVPGGTVDSLKARENLTPARYADYVARWIDHGATLVGGCCEIGPAHIATLDQRFRQATPD, encoded by the coding sequence ATGGGCCAGGAATTACGCCAGCGCAGCCGGCAGCCGGCCTCGCCACTGTGGTCGGCGCAGGTCCTGATGGATGAACCTGACCTGGTGGTGGCGGCGCATCGCGACTTCATCGCGGCCGGCGCCGACATCATCACCACCAGCAACTATGTGGTCACGCCGCAGCGCCTGGCCCGGGACGGCGATCCGCAGTGGTTCGAGGCATTGCATGACGCGGCCCTGAAGGCGGCCCATGAATCCCGCGCCGGAAGTCCGCGAAGCGTTCGTATTGCCGGCTGCCTGCCGCCCCTGGTGGCGAGCTACCATCCGGAAGTGATCCCGGACGACGCCACCTGCCGGCGCGATTATGCCCGCCTGGTGGAGGCCCAGGCCGCCGGCGTCGACCTGCTGATGGCCGAGACCATGAGCCTGACCCGCGAGGCGGTTGCCGCAACCGTGGCCGGAAAGCAGAGCGGACTGCCCGTCTGGATTGCCTTGACGGTGGATGATCATAACGGCGCGCGGTTGCGCTCGGGTGAGTCCCTGCGGGCGGCCGCTCACGCAGTCATTGACGCCGGGGCCGATGCAGTACTGATCAATTGCTCGGCACCCGAAGCAATCACCACCGCCATGCCGATCCTTGCTGAAATGAACGTTCCATTCGGTGGCTACGCCAATGGCTTCGAGGCGGCCGGGGAGCTTGTGCCCGGCGGCACGGTGGATAGCCTCAAAGCGCGAGAAAACCTGACACCGGCGCGCTATGCGGATTATGTGGCACGCTGGATCGACCACGGCGCGACCCTCGTGGGCGGCTGCTGCGAGATAGGCCCGGCGCACATTGCCACCCTGGATCAGCGGTTCAGGCAGGCCACGCCGGATTGA
- a CDS encoding cytochrome b, giving the protein MPEDAMSDWPRYRLIQRLLHWGIALLVLPLIAVGIVLGILGFQGAVDAFGFEATNTLYITHKTGGVLVLGFMAVRIMARLRYGKPRYAIPLENRLQKIASESVHGLMYVALIAMPALGWAANATGGYPINFFHWVLPPLMAENDALSAVFFQWHAIVGWTLLGLVSVHIAGALYHWFIRKDGVMTRMSLLPSPRPGQGD; this is encoded by the coding sequence ATACCGGAGGACGCAATGAGCGACTGGCCACGCTATCGCCTGATACAGCGACTACTTCACTGGGGTATCGCGCTGCTGGTTCTGCCCCTGATTGCCGTCGGGATCGTGCTGGGCATCCTGGGGTTTCAGGGCGCGGTGGATGCGTTTGGTTTCGAGGCTACGAATACGCTCTACATCACGCACAAAACCGGGGGCGTGCTGGTGCTCGGGTTCATGGCGGTTCGAATTATGGCCCGACTGCGATACGGCAAGCCCCGCTACGCCATTCCCCTGGAAAACCGGTTGCAGAAAATCGCCAGTGAATCAGTCCATGGGCTGATGTATGTCGCCCTGATCGCCATGCCGGCGCTGGGCTGGGCGGCGAACGCCACCGGCGGGTATCCGATCAACTTCTTCCATTGGGTGCTACCGCCACTCATGGCCGAAAACGACGCCCTGTCGGCCGTTTTCTTCCAATGGCATGCCATCGTCGGTTGGACGTTGCTCGGCCTGGTCTCGGTGCACATCGCCGGCGCGCTTTACCACTGGTTCATCCGCAAGGACGGAGTCATGACGCGCATGAGCCTGCTGCCTTCACCGCGGCCAGGACAGGGTGATTGA
- a CDS encoding TRAP transporter large permease, with protein sequence MILILLAVFLALLVLGSPIAIAIGASTATALWAGGISLMVLPQRLFAGIDSFALLAVPLFILAGDLMAGGRISEKLVAFADALLGFLKGGLSVVSVLAGMFFAAISGSGAATTAAIGSALVPELRRRGYDPASAASLIAASGTIGVVIPPSVPLIIYAVIAQESVRQLFLSGFLPGLFMGLGLMVIAIGQAYHRNYPRGAVFSLGNVLRTLRDAFWGLLTPLIILGGIFSGIFTPSEAAVVAVNYALFVSLCVYRDLTLAAIYRIMVRSVITTAVIMFVIATSAVLSWALANWSIPSAIAESVLSLSTNPYLIMLLVVMVILFIGIFVETASALIILTPVLLPLVTQVGIDPVHFGIIIVVGLAIGMITPPVAINLYVASSVTEQPLGRIAAAVVPYLLCLILVLLGVVYLPMLFLA encoded by the coding sequence TTGATTCTGATTCTGCTTGCGGTGTTTCTGGCACTGCTGGTCCTGGGCTCACCCATTGCCATTGCCATCGGCGCGAGCACCGCCACGGCGCTATGGGCGGGTGGGATCTCCCTGATGGTATTGCCGCAGCGTCTGTTCGCCGGAATCGATTCCTTTGCCCTGCTTGCAGTGCCGTTGTTCATTCTGGCCGGCGACCTGATGGCGGGCGGTCGAATCAGTGAAAAACTGGTGGCCTTTGCCGACGCACTGCTGGGTTTCCTGAAAGGCGGCCTGTCAGTGGTTTCGGTGCTGGCCGGGATGTTTTTTGCTGCCATTTCCGGCTCGGGAGCCGCGACCACCGCGGCGATTGGCTCGGCGCTGGTCCCGGAGTTGCGTCGGAGAGGGTATGACCCGGCATCCGCTGCCAGCCTGATTGCAGCGAGCGGCACTATCGGCGTGGTGATTCCGCCGTCGGTGCCGCTCATCATTTATGCGGTGATTGCCCAGGAATCGGTCAGGCAGCTCTTCCTGAGCGGTTTTCTGCCGGGGCTTTTCATGGGGCTGGGGTTGATGGTGATCGCCATCGGTCAGGCCTATCACCGCAATTACCCGCGGGGCGCCGTTTTTAGCCTGGGCAACGTGTTGCGGACCCTTCGGGATGCCTTTTGGGGGCTGTTGACGCCGCTGATCATTCTCGGCGGCATTTTTTCTGGAATTTTTACGCCCAGTGAAGCGGCGGTGGTCGCAGTGAACTACGCGCTTTTCGTGTCTTTATGTGTCTACCGCGATCTCACCCTGGCAGCGATTTATCGAATCATGGTTCGATCGGTGATCACCACGGCGGTCATCATGTTTGTCATTGCCACATCGGCGGTGCTCAGCTGGGCGCTGGCCAACTGGAGTATCCCTTCAGCGATCGCAGAATCCGTCCTGTCCCTGTCAACCAATCCCTACCTGATCATGCTGCTGGTTGTGATGGTGATCCTGTTCATCGGGATTTTTGTCGAAACCGCCAGCGCGCTGATTATTCTGACGCCGGTGCTGCTGCCCCTGGTGACTCAGGTGGGTATCGATCCCGTTCACTTCGGGATCATTATTGTCGTGGGTCTGGCGATTGGCATGATCACTCCGCCCGTTGCCATTAACCTGTATGTGGCTTCTTCGGTCACGGAGCAACCGCTGGGGCGCATTGCCGCAGCGGTTGTGCCCTACCTGCTCTGCCTGATTCTGGTGTTGCTCGGTGTGGTCTATCTGCCCATGCTATTTCTGGCATGA
- a CDS encoding TRAP transporter small permease — protein MLNALHVLRAVEGVIDAVLQRLAFAGLVALIAVMSLQIVSRVLFSATSWTEETARYLLIWLTFLGACLAYSRGRHIAVTLLSDALPNPIQRLVQALIAVVTMIFMALLVWVGFEYMALQSAQRSPALQLPMTAIYSVMPISGMIMAYMAVVDLLEAWLGQSPVTPRESAP, from the coding sequence TTGCTGAACGCCCTTCACGTCCTGCGCGCCGTGGAGGGCGTTATCGATGCGGTGCTGCAACGCCTTGCGTTTGCAGGCCTGGTTGCGCTGATTGCGGTCATGTCGCTGCAGATCGTCTCGCGGGTGCTGTTCTCTGCTACCAGCTGGACTGAAGAAACAGCTCGTTACCTGCTGATTTGGCTAACCTTTTTAGGTGCCTGCCTGGCATATTCGCGCGGTCGCCATATTGCTGTCACTCTGCTCAGTGACGCACTACCCAACCCGATCCAGCGACTGGTCCAGGCGTTGATTGCCGTGGTGACCATGATCTTCATGGCCTTGCTGGTGTGGGTCGGGTTCGAGTACATGGCACTGCAGTCCGCTCAGCGTTCGCCGGCTCTGCAGCTCCCCATGACGGCGATCTACAGTGTCATGCCAATCAGCGGCATGATCATGGCTTATATGGCCGTGGTCGATCTGCTGGAGGCCTGGCTCGGACAAAGCCCCGTTACACCGCGCGAGAGCGCCCCTTGA
- a CDS encoding NADPH-dependent FMN reductase yields MTDTPSLVFFAGSAREDSVNKKIARVAAATAAAADARATLIDLRDYPMPLYDGDLEEREGLPEAAVELKALLRDSDGFFIASPEYNSSLPPLLKNTIDWVSRRETADEPPLAAYKGKVAAIAAGSPGGLGGMRVLVALRMLLGNIGVHVVPQQLAIAGAPGVFDDNGHLTDANHTRALEGVVGQLVNTASALKHESGS; encoded by the coding sequence ATGACGGACACGCCATCGCTGGTCTTTTTCGCGGGCAGCGCCCGTGAGGATTCGGTTAACAAGAAAATTGCCCGTGTCGCCGCGGCGACCGCCGCCGCCGCGGACGCCAGGGCCACCCTGATTGATTTGCGGGATTACCCCATGCCGCTCTATGACGGGGACCTGGAGGAGCGCGAAGGGCTACCCGAGGCCGCCGTGGAACTCAAGGCGCTGCTTCGCGACAGCGATGGGTTCTTCATTGCCTCACCGGAGTACAACAGCTCTCTGCCACCGCTTTTGAAGAACACCATTGACTGGGTGTCCCGGCGGGAGACGGCGGATGAGCCGCCCCTGGCCGCGTACAAGGGCAAAGTCGCGGCGATCGCCGCCGGCTCCCCCGGCGGATTGGGCGGGATGCGCGTGCTGGTGGCGCTGCGCATGCTGCTTGGCAACATCGGTGTGCACGTGGTGCCTCAGCAGCTCGCCATCGCCGGCGCGCCCGGCGTATTCGATGACAACGGCCATCTCACCGATGCCAACCACACGCGGGCTCTGGAAGGCGTGGTGGGGCAGCTGGTCAACACGGCCAGCGCGCTCAAGCATGAGAGTGGGAGTTAG
- a CDS encoding 2Fe-2S iron-sulfur cluster-binding protein has translation MADITLTIDGIEVTVPAGTTIWEAATRIGIEIPVLCHDPRLPPAGVCRLCAVDVGERTLPAACVRPVEPGMTVVTDGAEIHDHRRVLTELLLADQPPQSRREQTTGDDALYALARNLEIEGFPWPDGGNESVATRGQDHSSPVIAVDHQACILCDRCVRACDDIQHNDVITRTGKGHAVRIGFDLDVPMAKSSCVSCGECVAVCPTGALTHQSLPTIPSPREENP, from the coding sequence ATGGCCGATATCACTCTGACCATCGACGGCATTGAGGTGACGGTGCCCGCGGGGACCACCATCTGGGAAGCCGCCACCCGCATCGGCATCGAAATCCCCGTGCTCTGTCATGACCCCCGACTGCCACCGGCGGGCGTCTGTCGGCTATGCGCGGTTGATGTCGGCGAGCGGACACTGCCTGCCGCCTGCGTTCGACCCGTGGAGCCCGGCATGACCGTGGTGACCGATGGTGCGGAAATTCATGACCACCGTCGGGTGCTCACCGAACTCCTGCTCGCTGATCAGCCGCCGCAGAGCCGGCGCGAACAAACCACCGGGGACGATGCCCTCTATGCCCTGGCCCGAAACCTGGAGATCGAAGGCTTCCCGTGGCCGGACGGCGGCAACGAATCGGTCGCTACCCGCGGCCAGGACCACAGCTCGCCGGTGATTGCCGTCGATCACCAAGCCTGCATACTCTGTGATCGTTGCGTCCGCGCCTGCGATGACATTCAGCACAACGATGTCATCACCCGCACTGGTAAGGGGCACGCCGTGCGCATCGGTTTTGACCTCGACGTTCCCATGGCCAAGAGCAGCTGCGTGTCCTGTGGCGAGTGTGTCGCTGTCTGCCCCACCGGCGCGCTCACTCATCAGTCGCTCCCCACGATCCCATCGCCGCGGGAAGAAAACCCATGA
- a CDS encoding DUF3320 domain-containing protein, translating into MSDETPGSFLPSVVLHEQLMRTPDPAADADALHPGRFDPPREWTPDLLPQTDYETALPADLEIGEFSDFHDIPDHSLDQAIQRIVAVEGPVHFDVLADRLLEAAGLGRLGGRIRARIESRLETLTGPAPAGAGALERQCAFIGQPTQFLKPRYRDWRTSPEKTRQLDHVSDPELMLAVLRAALDDGTEDRERAMNDGLHAIGFIRLTEKARMRLQKPLEQLKAQGWLN; encoded by the coding sequence ATGAGCGACGAAACACCGGGCAGCTTTTTGCCATCAGTGGTGCTGCATGAGCAACTGATGCGCACACCGGACCCCGCCGCGGATGCCGATGCGCTGCACCCGGGGCGGTTCGACCCACCCCGCGAATGGACACCGGATCTCCTGCCGCAAACGGACTATGAGACAGCCCTGCCAGCCGATCTGGAGATCGGGGAATTCAGTGATTTCCACGATATTCCGGATCATTCACTTGACCAGGCGATCCAGCGGATCGTGGCGGTGGAGGGGCCCGTGCATTTCGATGTCCTGGCGGATCGCCTGCTGGAGGCGGCCGGGCTGGGGCGGCTGGGAGGCCGCATTCGGGCGCGCATCGAGTCCCGGCTTGAGACGCTGACCGGGCCTGCCCCGGCAGGGGCTGGAGCACTGGAACGTCAGTGCGCGTTCATCGGTCAACCCACACAGTTTCTGAAGCCCCGGTATCGGGACTGGCGGACATCACCGGAGAAAACCCGGCAACTGGACCATGTGAGCGACCCGGAGTTGATGCTGGCGGTGTTGCGCGCTGCCCTCGATGACGGGACCGAGGATCGAGAGCGTGCGATGAACGACGGCCTGCATGCCATCGGGTTCATTCGGCTGACCGAAAAGGCCCGGATGCGACTGCAAAAACCGCTGGAGCAGCTGAAGGCGCAGGGCTGGCTGAACTGA
- a CDS encoding TRAP transporter substrate-binding protein: MKKNHKIIAALVIGAVALPFLTACDDQDGMSDLDPIELRLAHVVNEEDSFHIAAVRFQELVEERTDGTVSVELFPNAQLGDERTLLEGMQIGTVDMGVITNGPVANFVEEMAVFELPFLFPNREAAYEVLDGAVGQDLLDELERVDLKGLAYAERGFRNLTNSRGPVAEPADLDGLRLRVMENPVYVDTFRELGANAVPMAWTEALSAMQQGTIDGQENPVNVIHSFELNETQSHMTLSRHTYAPAIFVMGLSKWQELPSEVQVIVQEAAQAASAHAREQNAEMEADQLADLEDSGMAVVHDPDLEAFQAAVAPVYEKYSDRFGEYLERIQEQLE, from the coding sequence ATGAAGAAAAACCACAAAATTATAGCCGCCCTGGTTATTGGGGCTGTTGCATTGCCGTTTCTGACCGCTTGTGACGATCAGGACGGGATGAGCGATCTCGACCCGATTGAGCTGCGCCTGGCTCATGTTGTCAACGAGGAGGACAGCTTCCACATTGCGGCCGTTCGGTTTCAGGAGCTGGTGGAAGAGCGCACCGATGGGACCGTGTCGGTGGAGCTTTTTCCCAATGCTCAGCTCGGAGATGAGCGAACCCTGCTTGAGGGCATGCAGATTGGCACCGTGGACATGGGCGTAATCACCAATGGACCGGTGGCCAATTTTGTTGAGGAGATGGCGGTGTTCGAGTTGCCGTTTCTCTTCCCCAATCGCGAGGCCGCTTATGAGGTGCTTGATGGCGCCGTGGGCCAGGATCTGCTGGACGAGCTAGAGCGAGTGGATCTCAAGGGCCTGGCCTATGCAGAGCGAGGGTTTCGGAATCTCACCAACAGCCGGGGCCCGGTGGCGGAGCCTGCGGATCTGGACGGTCTGAGGCTGCGTGTCATGGAAAACCCGGTCTACGTGGACACATTCCGGGAACTGGGGGCCAATGCGGTCCCGATGGCCTGGACCGAGGCGCTGAGTGCCATGCAGCAGGGCACCATTGATGGCCAGGAAAACCCGGTTAATGTGATCCATTCCTTCGAGCTCAACGAAACCCAGAGCCACATGACGCTGAGCCGCCACACCTATGCACCGGCGATCTTTGTGATGGGTCTGTCAAAGTGGCAGGAGCTGCCATCAGAGGTTCAGGTCATCGTGCAGGAAGCCGCTCAGGCGGCGTCCGCTCACGCCCGTGAGCAGAATGCCGAGATGGAAGCCGACCAACTGGCAGACCTCGAAGACTCGGGCATGGCTGTCGTGCATGATCCGGATCTGGAGGCATTTCAGGCCGCTGTTGCACCGGTTTATGAGAAATACAGTGACCGCTTCGGCGAGTATCTCGAGCGGATCCAGGAACAGCTGGAGTAA
- a CDS encoding YafY family protein, translated as MTDTLLRHWVMLRRIPRHPRKVTVRELLDYLRDQGYTTTERTIQRDLNRLSGQIFGLMQDDRSRPHGWCWGRDAVQMDIPGMEPQTALAFKLAEHFSGRLMAPSTRSSLEPYFRQAEQVLAETPSPVSAWPEKIQSTTRGQSLIPPAVDAGILHVVYDGLFNDRQFRARYQRRYDGEVRDYVISPLGIVFRDGVVYLVCQRNGQDEVVHLAMHRFLEAEGLDEPVHRPADFDLSDYVHRGGLNFKLSEEPLAITLRVTAETAVHLEETPLSEDQRMTAEVDARRQLTATVPDTAQLRWWLMGLGDQAEVIAPDALRDELIGRIRRALAQYQ; from the coding sequence ATGACCGACACGCTACTGCGCCACTGGGTCATGTTGCGAAGGATCCCGCGGCACCCGCGCAAAGTGACCGTCCGGGAGCTGCTGGATTATTTGAGGGACCAGGGCTACACCACCACCGAGCGGACCATCCAGCGGGATCTCAACCGGCTTTCCGGCCAGATCTTTGGGCTGATGCAGGATGACCGGTCCCGGCCCCATGGCTGGTGCTGGGGCCGGGATGCCGTGCAGATGGATATCCCGGGGATGGAGCCGCAGACGGCCCTGGCCTTCAAGCTCGCGGAACACTTCTCCGGCCGTCTGATGGCGCCATCCACCCGCAGCAGCCTTGAGCCTTACTTTCGGCAGGCCGAGCAGGTGCTGGCCGAGACCCCCAGTCCGGTGAGCGCCTGGCCGGAGAAGATTCAATCCACCACCCGGGGCCAGAGTCTGATTCCGCCGGCGGTGGACGCCGGGATCCTGCACGTGGTCTATGACGGGCTGTTTAACGATCGCCAGTTCCGGGCCCGCTATCAGCGCCGCTACGACGGTGAAGTCCGCGATTACGTGATCAGTCCGCTGGGCATCGTCTTTCGCGACGGGGTGGTGTACCTGGTCTGTCAGCGCAATGGTCAGGACGAGGTGGTGCATCTGGCCATGCATCGGTTCCTGGAGGCCGAGGGCCTGGATGAGCCGGTCCATCGGCCCGCGGATTTTGATCTGTCTGACTACGTCCACCGTGGCGGACTGAACTTCAAGCTCAGCGAGGAGCCACTGGCCATCACCCTGCGCGTCACCGCCGAGACGGCAGTGCACCTTGAGGAGACACCCCTCAGCGAGGATCAACGGATGACCGCCGAGGTCGACGCTCGCCGGCAGCTCACCGCCACGGTCCCGGATACCGCCCAGCTGCGCTGGTGGCTGATGGGACTCGGCGATCAGGCGGAAGTTATTGCCCCGGACGCCTTGCGTGATGAGCTGATTGGGCGTATCCGCCGGGCGCTGGCGCAGTACCAGTGA